From the Pseudomonas baltica genome, one window contains:
- a CDS encoding ABC transporter substrate-binding protein produces MAWLTSTRCRRLLAALLLAHMGAGYAREGVMADAAAPAVAPDSSQIAALASRPQPAAAEDGVARQIRDDSGREVTVPAQVHRIADGWYAHHVLLMTLGAGQRIVATVNHPQGQPWMFKVLPSLGQATAINGTAFNVETLLSDRVDLVFTSTGDRQAMAYEQAGVPVMRMGYTDLAGLQRSMLATAQALGGAQPLERAKAYNRYLDEQLATVKARVADVPQAQRPRVLHIASLDPLKVDGSDTLIDQWIQLAGGRNAAVGLKGNLQPVSAEQLLVWQPDVIVLAANAGDISPSSLLQQLPAVQQGHVVRNPAGVFPWDRYGTEVALQLEWAAQQLHPERFKEVDMVAKTMDFYRRFFDYPLTTAEAQRILKGLAP; encoded by the coding sequence ATGGCCTGGCTCACCTCGACTCGATGCCGCCGGTTGCTGGCGGCCCTGTTGCTCGCCCATATGGGAGCGGGCTATGCCCGCGAAGGGGTCATGGCTGACGCCGCAGCGCCTGCGGTTGCTCCCGATTCTTCGCAGATTGCAGCGCTCGCTTCGCGGCCACAGCCCGCTGCGGCCGAGGACGGCGTGGCGCGACAGATACGCGACGACAGCGGCCGCGAGGTCACGGTACCTGCCCAGGTGCACCGCATCGCCGATGGCTGGTACGCGCACCACGTGCTGCTGATGACCCTCGGCGCCGGCCAGCGGATCGTCGCCACAGTCAATCACCCTCAAGGCCAGCCTTGGATGTTCAAGGTGCTGCCCAGCCTCGGCCAGGCCACCGCCATCAATGGCACGGCCTTCAATGTCGAAACCCTGCTCAGTGACCGCGTCGATTTGGTGTTCACCAGCACCGGCGATCGCCAGGCAATGGCTTATGAGCAAGCTGGGGTGCCGGTGATGCGCATGGGCTACACCGACCTGGCGGGGTTGCAGCGCTCCATGCTGGCCACCGCGCAGGCACTGGGCGGCGCACAGCCGCTGGAACGGGCCAAGGCCTATAACCGCTATCTGGACGAGCAACTGGCGACGGTCAAAGCCCGCGTAGCCGATGTGCCTCAGGCCCAACGCCCAAGGGTGCTGCACATCGCTTCGCTCGATCCGTTGAAGGTCGATGGCAGCGATACCTTGATCGATCAGTGGATCCAACTGGCGGGCGGGCGTAACGCCGCCGTGGGCCTCAAGGGCAACCTGCAGCCGGTCTCGGCCGAGCAGTTGCTGGTCTGGCAGCCGGATGTGATCGTCCTCGCCGCCAACGCCGGGGATATCAGCCCATCATCGCTGTTGCAGCAACTGCCCGCCGTGCAACAGGGGCATGTGGTGCGTAATCCGGCCGGGGTGTTCCCTTGGGATCGCTACGGCACCGAGGTGGCATTGCAGCTGGAGTGGGCGGCTCAGCAACTGCACCCGGAGCGCTTCAAGGAGGTTGATA